The genomic interval GAAATCGCCTTGATGCTGGACGGCTCCCATATCAAGGCTCATCAGGACGCTTCCCGGAGTCCCTTAGATTCTGAACAACAAAAACTTGGAAAAACCAAAGGTGGCAGAAATACAAAACTCTCTGCTGTGGTAAATCTTGCCGGAAGAGCCGTTTCCCTTGTCTTGGTTCCCGGCAATGAACACGACAGTGTCAGTGCCATCGAAACCCTTCCCAAGAACTTGAAAGCCAAGTTCGTTCTCGCCGACAAGGCCTATGATGCCAACCGCATCAGAAGTCATATTGAATCGGCGGGAGGGTTCTGCGTCATCCCTCCTAAAGCGAATCGAAAAGAGACGATCTCTTACGACAAGGAAATCGGTAGGCTTCGAAGAATCGTCGAAAACTTCTTCTGCAGAATAAAATCATACAGAAGAGTCGCTACACGATACGAGCAACTCCCC from Puniceicoccus vermicola carries:
- a CDS encoding IS5 family transposase yields the protein MLQRDVVLSLFIRDNIQVERNASRSSRGAEKINNLYRTEVGSHRGRPVGNLDATLNGIWWILCTGSIWNQLPERYGKWNSVWRCFRRWCGSGMWGWILQNLTEQHSDYEIALMLDGSHIKAHQDASRSPLDSEQQKLGKTKGGRNTKLSAVVNLAGRAVSLVLVPGNEHDSVSAIETLPKNLKAKFVLADKAYDANRIRSHIESAGGFCVIPPKANRKETISYDKEIGRLRRIVENFFCRIKSYRRVATRYEQLP